Proteins from one Primulina huaijiensis isolate GDHJ02 chromosome 18, ASM1229523v2, whole genome shotgun sequence genomic window:
- the LOC140964506 gene encoding uncharacterized protein, with protein sequence MTPNWELKNCCDRDQKVFLISIGVFTVAILALWRTFILTPFKLITVFLHEASHAIACKLTCGEVEGIKVHANEGGVTQTRGGVYWLILPAGYLGSSFWGMLLILASTNLLTARIAAGCLILSLLIVLFIAKNWTLRGLCVGFIVFIAFIWVLQETTKARILRYIILFIGVMNSLFSVYDIYDDLISRRVHSSDAEKFAELCLCPCNGVAWGVIWGMISFIFLCGSIYLGLVILS encoded by the exons ATGACTCCGAACTGGGAACTGAAGAATTGCTGTGACCGTGATCAAAAAGTGTTCCTTATTAGCATTGGTGTTTTCACTGTTGCTATTCTTGCT TTATGGAGGACATTTATTCTGACACCCTTTAAGCTCATTACTGTGTTTCTACATGAAGCCAGCCATGCAATTGCATGTAAACTTACGTGTGGTGAG GTGGAAGGTATCAAAGTTCATGCAAATGAAGGTGGCGTGACTCAAACACGTGGTGGTGTATATTGGTTGATCTTGCCAGCTGGAT ATCTTGGCTCATCATTTTGGGGTATGCTTCTCATACTTGCTTCAACAAATCTTCTCACGGCAAGGATTGCTGCTGGTTGTCTTATTCTTTCTCTTCTTATTGTGCTCTTCATTGCTAAAAAT TGGACACTCCGAGGACTCTGTGTTG GATTTATCGTATTTATTGCTTTTATTTGGGTTCTTCAAGAAACAACTAAAGCTCGTATCCTTCGCTACATTATACTCTTCATTG GTGTAATGAATAGTTTGTTTTCAGTCTATG ATATATACGATGACTTGATATCTCGAAGGGTTCATTCAAGTGATGCTGAGAAGTTTGCGGAACTTTGCCTCTGCCCCTGTAACGGAGTTGCGTGGGGGGTGATTTG GGGAATGATATCCTTTATATTTCTCTGTGGATCCATATATCTTGGACTCGTCATCTTGTCTTGA
- the LOC140964508 gene encoding small ribosomal subunit protein eS7, translating to MFTASQKIHKDRDAEPTEFEENVAQALFDLENTNQEIKSDLKDLYINSALQIDVSGSKKAVVIHVPYRLRKAFRKIHPRLVRELEKKFSGKEVVLIATRRIVRPPKKGSAVQRPRTRTLTSVHEAMLEDIVYPAEIVGKRVRYRLDGSKIMKIFLDPKAKNDTENKLETFSGVYRKLSGKDVVFEFPVTEP from the exons ATGTTCACTGCCTCTCAGAAGATTCACAAAGACAGGGACGCTGAGCCCACTGAATTTGAGGAGAATGTTGCTCAG GCTCTGTTTGATTTGGAAAATACAAACCAAGAGATTAAGAGTGACTTGAAAGACCTCTACATCAACTCTGCCTT GCAAATTGATGTTTCTGGAAGCAAGAAGGCTGTTGTGATCCATGTCCCTTATCGATTGCGGAAAGCTTTCCGCAAGATTCATCCGAGATTGGTGAGAGAACTTGAGAAGAAGTTCAGTGGAAAG GAGGTTGTTCTCATTGCCACAAGGAGGATAGTGCGCCCGCCTAAGAAGGGTTCTGCCGTCCAAAGGCCTCGTACCCGAACACTTACCAGTGTGCATGAAGCCATGCTTGAGGACATAGTTTATCCCGCTGAGATTGTCGGAAAGCGAGTCAGATACAGACTTGATGGATCTAAGATAATGAAG ATTTTCTTGGATCCTAAAGCAAAGAATGACACAGAGAATAAGCTTGAAACGTTCTCTGGGGTCTACAGGAAACTCTCAGGGAAAGATGTGGTCTTTGAATTTCCAGTAACTGAGCCTTGA